The window CACTTTTTTATCTCTTCCATCATCCCCCCTTAATAATAGTAATCACAATCCTTAAATATCTTTGGGGCCTTCAATGAGATTTTTGAAGGCATCATTGTAGGCTTTATCAACTGAATTACCCTCTGTGGATATTTTTCTTTTTAGGTCTTTGCCCTGATTGTGCTTCCGTTCTTGCAGTTCCTTAATAGCATTCTGGCACTCCTTAATGGTAAGACGCAGACATCCAATACAATAAGCACCCGTCATTGATGTACCTTGGGTACCCTCTGTTTCTCTGCCACAAAATTCACAGATTTCCATCATTCCCCCTTTTTCTCCTCTTTGTTTTGGCTACTCAGCCATGAACTTATACCCTTGTAAAGTTCCTCGTCTCTCCATAGATAACCTATTAGAAAGTTCAAGAGAGACACTTCTTCTATATCACTTAATTTCCTGACCATGCCAGAGACAATCTGAAATTGTTGATTGGCTTTTTCAGTTATCATTATCATTTCCTCCCTTAATTTATTCTCTCCCGAAGCGACCTGTTGTAAGCCAGAACTGCTCTCTCCCTTCCTAATTGAATCCCCTTGTTAATGGCGAGCCTTACGATGCGGACAAACTCCTCATCATCCCTGGCTAGGGTTTTCAGGTTTGACAATGGCATACCCATTATCTCCTCCAGGTCTGCCTCATTGAGAATAGAACTTGTTAGTATGCTCATTTCACCTCCTTTTCCTTAGTAATAGCTTTTGATAAGAGATGAATTATAGTTCTGAATAAAGCGTTCATCTCACCATCACCTTTATCCTGTGTATGGTAATATCCCTCATAGGAAATTATATGAGAAGCTCTTATAAGTTCTTGTATCTTTTCAGGTGTTGGATTCATTTGTTGCTTCCTCAAATACTTTTATTGGACTATGTTTATGATGTATCTGAATCACATCTTCAGTTAAAAGCGGTGTGTAATAATTCGCCGTCGTGGTTATGGAACTGTGCCCCAGAATAAGAGATAGGCTCTTTAAGTCTCCGCCATCTTTAAGGTGAAATACCCCGAATGATCGCCTTAGGGTTTGCGGGCCGTATTGTTTTCCCCCTTGATAGCCGACCATCCTGAGATATTTCTTAACTATCTTGTAAAAGCCAGTAGACCCTAACGGTATATCCTTGTATTTGCCAGTCCCATGAAAGACATATCCGTCTTCATATACCGGTAAGGATAAAAGTAAATCCCTGGTAATTGAAGATAATGGGGCTACACGGTATCCTGTTTTCCCGTGAATAATAATTCTGTCTTCACCAATATCTTTTCTCTTTAGAGCTGCCTCGCCACTCCGGATAGCAGTGTCAATGAATAAGACTAGTATCGCTTTATCCCGAGCTGGTGCTTTCTCAAGGAACACGGCTAGTAAATTCAATTCCGTGTTTGAAATAGTAGGCATGATTTGTTTGGGAACTCTAGGGCGTGTTACCGATTGCATGAAATTAGGGATTCCACACCGCCTCTCGGCATAATTCCCTAAAGCATGATATGTTCGGTAATAGGCATCGGCATTGTGAGCACCCTT of the Candidatus Zixiibacteriota bacterium genome contains:
- a CDS encoding site-specific integrase, with translation MRTQEVVASFMADCKLRGLSPKTLRGYDCHTKRLIELSPEFPPKSDTIQEFLATVKGAHNADAYYRTYHALGNYAERRCGIPNFMQSVTRPRVPKQIMPTISNTELNLLAVFLEKAPARDKAILVLFIDTAIRSGEAALKRKDIGEDRIIIHGKTGYRVAPLSSITRDLLLSLPVYEDGYVFHGTGKYKDIPLGSTGFYKIVKKYLRMVGYQGGKQYGPQTLRRSFGVFHLKDGGDLKSLSLILGHSSITTTANYYTPLLTEDVIQIHHKHSPIKVFEEATNESNT